In one window of Lacticaseibacillus casei DSM 20011 = JCM 1134 = ATCC 393 DNA:
- a CDS encoding ATP-binding protein has translation MNFPIKYIEDNLVWNTDGECFAYFELVPYNYSFLSPEQKQQVHENFRQLISQNRDGKLHLLQLATEASVRDTLDRSKKLVKGTLKDIAFQHIDGQAEALTENVGDNQVDYRFFIGFKLLLNDTEVTAKSIFKDMSLGIRDFFAEFNTTFAGDFFTMNNAEVERYAKSAKFLDEKIGRRFKVRPLDKNDFGYLLEHLYGMTGQDYDDYDYHLPRKKSKRDTIIKRYDLIKPTRSLIEQHQRLIKITHGLDSSYVTYLTLSDIVGELEFPGSEIFYFQQSQFDFPIDTSLNVEIVTNKKALTKVRNKKKELKDLDEHAYQSGNETTRGVSDALDSVDELEGNLDQTKDAMYKISYVIRVAGRSKDEMKRRADQLLDFYDSLNIKLVRPFGDMLGLHGEFIPASKRYINDYIQYVTSDFIASLGFGATQSLGEKEGIYIGYNVDTGRNVYLQPDIAAQGIKGTVTNALSATFLGSLGGGKSFSNNLLVYYAVLYGAQALILDPKSERTGWAENLDFMDNEINIVNLTSEEQNRGLLDPYIILSNLKDSESLAVDTLTFLTGISSRDADRFPTLRKAIRAVTQAPEPGLLKVIDELRREDTPIARNIADHIESFTDYDFAALLFSDGTARRTIALDRKINIVQIADLVLPDADKTQEEYITAEMLSVAMLMIISTFAIDFIHQDRAQFKIVDLDEAWAFLNVAQGKALSMKLIREGRSMNAGVYLVTQNADDLLDEKMKNNIAQKFAFRSTDITEIKNTLNFFGLDAEDEGNQNRLRSLDNGECLFQDIWGHVGVLHFDYIFEHLHHAFDTRPPKPVEVIADDES, from the coding sequence ATGAACTTTCCAATTAAGTATATCGAAGACAATCTCGTCTGGAACACTGACGGGGAGTGTTTCGCCTATTTTGAACTAGTCCCTTACAATTACAGTTTTCTGTCACCCGAACAGAAGCAACAAGTCCATGAGAACTTCCGTCAACTGATCTCCCAGAACCGTGACGGCAAGCTCCATTTATTGCAGCTCGCCACCGAAGCCAGTGTCCGGGACACCCTCGACCGCTCGAAGAAGTTGGTCAAAGGAACGCTCAAAGACATCGCCTTCCAGCATATCGACGGCCAAGCCGAAGCGTTGACCGAAAACGTCGGTGACAATCAAGTGGACTACCGCTTCTTCATCGGCTTTAAGCTACTACTGAACGACACAGAGGTTACCGCCAAGTCTATCTTCAAGGATATGTCCTTGGGCATTCGGGACTTCTTCGCCGAGTTCAACACAACGTTTGCTGGTGACTTCTTCACGATGAACAACGCCGAAGTGGAACGTTACGCCAAGTCCGCAAAATTTCTCGACGAGAAGATCGGCCGTCGGTTCAAAGTCCGTCCGCTCGATAAAAACGACTTTGGCTACCTGCTCGAACACCTCTACGGCATGACGGGTCAGGACTACGACGACTACGACTATCACCTACCCCGCAAGAAGTCTAAGCGCGACACGATTATCAAACGCTATGATTTGATCAAGCCAACCCGCTCACTGATTGAGCAGCACCAACGCTTAATCAAGATTACCCACGGTTTGGATAGCAGTTACGTGACGTACCTGACGCTTTCCGACATCGTGGGTGAACTCGAATTTCCCGGCAGCGAGATCTTCTACTTCCAGCAAAGTCAGTTTGACTTTCCAATCGACACTAGCTTGAACGTTGAGATCGTGACAAACAAGAAGGCATTGACTAAGGTGCGTAACAAAAAGAAGGAGTTGAAAGACCTCGACGAACATGCTTATCAGTCCGGCAACGAGACCACACGCGGCGTCAGCGACGCCTTGGATTCAGTCGATGAGCTTGAAGGCAACCTTGATCAGACTAAGGACGCCATGTACAAGATCAGCTATGTCATTCGCGTAGCTGGGCGTTCCAAAGATGAAATGAAGCGCCGTGCCGATCAGCTACTTGACTTCTACGACAGCCTCAACATCAAGCTCGTGCGCCCATTCGGCGACATGCTGGGACTGCACGGTGAGTTTATCCCTGCCTCGAAGCGCTACATCAACGACTATATTCAATATGTGACCAGCGATTTCATCGCCTCACTAGGCTTTGGTGCGACACAATCGCTCGGCGAAAAAGAAGGCATCTACATCGGGTACAACGTGGACACCGGACGCAACGTCTACTTGCAGCCAGATATTGCGGCGCAAGGCATTAAAGGCACTGTTACCAATGCCTTATCCGCCACCTTCCTCGGCTCACTGGGTGGTGGTAAGTCCTTCTCCAACAACTTACTTGTCTACTACGCCGTTCTTTACGGGGCACAGGCACTGATTCTTGATCCGAAGTCAGAGCGTACTGGGTGGGCAGAAAACCTAGACTTCATGGACAACGAGATAAACATCGTCAATCTGACCAGTGAGGAACAAAACCGTGGGCTGCTTGATCCTTATATCATCTTGTCCAACTTGAAAGATTCGGAATCGTTGGCCGTTGACACCCTGACCTTCCTCACGGGGATCTCAAGCCGTGACGCCGACCGCTTCCCGACGCTGCGCAAAGCGATTCGCGCGGTAACACAAGCACCCGAACCGGGACTGTTGAAAGTCATTGATGAACTCCGCCGCGAAGACACGCCTATTGCGCGCAACATTGCCGATCATATCGAATCCTTTACGGACTATGATTTTGCGGCATTGTTGTTCTCTGACGGGACCGCGCGCCGAACGATCGCGCTTGATCGCAAAATCAACATCGTGCAAATCGCAGACTTGGTACTACCGGACGCCGACAAGACGCAGGAAGAATATATCACTGCTGAAATGCTGTCCGTCGCCATGCTCATGATTATCAGCACGTTCGCCATCGACTTCATTCACCAAGACCGCGCCCAGTTCAAGATTGTGGACTTGGACGAAGCCTGGGCGTTCTTGAACGTGGCACAGGGTAAGGCGTTATCCATGAAGCTAATTCGTGAAGGTCGTTCCATGAACGCCGGGGTCTACCTCGTCACTCAAAATGCGGACGACTTACTCGACGAAAAGATGAAGAACAATATCGCCCAGAAGTTTGCCTTCCGTAGTACCGACATCACGGAAATCAAGAACACGCTGAACTTCTTTGGCCTTGATGCCGAAGACGAAGGCAATCAGAACCGGCTTCGATCACTAGATAATGGGGAATGCTTATTCCAAGACATTTGGGGGCACGTCGGTGTGCTGCACTTCGACTACATCTTTGAGCACTTACACCACGCCTTTGACACTCGGCCACCGAAGCCCGTGGAGGTGATCGC
- a CDS encoding antirestriction protein ArdA yields the protein MDDIKVFIANLGKYNEGKIVGAWFTPPINNEEFTEKLGLNDQYEEYMVQDYEGPVVFSEYSTIGEINEAAAAIEALKGTEIYPAIKELIGEWYDNVIELAAHKDDIACYHVANMTELAEELADEGWFGDIPPQVENYIDYAKVGRDLEIEGGFVETPYGIYQLLD from the coding sequence ATGGACGACATCAAAGTCTTTATTGCTAATCTTGGCAAATATAATGAAGGTAAAATTGTTGGTGCCTGGTTCACGCCACCAATCAACAACGAAGAATTCACCGAAAAGCTAGGACTGAACGACCAGTACGAAGAGTACATGGTTCAGGACTACGAAGGCCCTGTTGTCTTTAGTGAGTATTCAACGATTGGGGAAATCAACGAAGCTGCCGCAGCCATTGAAGCGTTGAAAGGCACCGAGATTTACCCTGCCATCAAAGAGCTTATCGGCGAATGGTACGACAACGTGATCGAACTTGCTGCCCACAAGGATGACATAGCCTGCTACCACGTTGCGAACATGACGGAGTTGGCCGAAGAACTGGCTGATGAAGGCTGGTTCGGCGACATTCCGCCACAAGTCGAAAACTATATCGATTATGCCAAGGTCGGACGTGACCTCGAAATTGAAGGAGGTTTCGTTGAAACACCTTATGGCATCTACCAATTATTAGACTAA
- a CDS encoding conjugal transfer protein: protein MKKVRSYTSIWSVEKVLYAINDLQLPFPITFTQMTWFIVSLFAIMLLGDLPPLSFIDGAFLKHVGIPAGLTWFMSQKTFDNKKPLGFLRSVINYAITPKLTYAGKPVKSQKEKQDTAVTYVWRYHNELSN, encoded by the coding sequence ATGAAGAAAGTCAGATCTTACACCAGCATCTGGTCAGTGGAAAAGGTGCTGTATGCCATCAATGACCTACAACTACCATTTCCAATCACCTTTACCCAGATGACATGGTTCATCGTCAGTCTGTTTGCGATCATGCTGCTGGGCGACTTGCCTCCACTGTCATTCATTGACGGCGCATTTCTCAAGCACGTTGGCATTCCTGCCGGGCTCACGTGGTTCATGAGTCAAAAGACCTTCGACAACAAGAAGCCACTGGGATTCTTGCGGTCGGTGATCAACTATGCCATTACCCCGAAGCTCACCTATGCTGGTAAACCCGTGAAGTCGCAAAAAGAGAAACAAGACACAGCGGTGACCTACGTTTGGAGGTACCACAATGAACTTTCCAATTAA